The DNA sequence taaactgactAGTGTAATTTTAAGAGCCTTCTAGATTTAGAATAGTTTTcggttcataaaatatttaaatatcatcatatttttgtatacattctacaaaatataacaactaattttttatacttaaatttacgTCTAATCGGTTATCGGCTGTTTTGAGTGTTGGTGGAACTACTTTCTTTTGATGGATTTTTTGTCAGTGATGCGCTATAGATTTctgtattcttttttattttttaaatattcatatattttaaatagtttttctctttttgttttatttctatttatattgacATGTTTTAATCAATCACCAAAGTTTTTCGGCTGGTCTGACATATTTTAATGTGTAGTCGGTAATCAACTTCCACGTGATggaaaatcaaatgaaaatagaAAAGGCAGTAGATGTAACTTACCTTAAAagaatgtatgttttattaataataactcgAATAGGACACGAAGGGGACATGTATGTTTGTAACTAACATCatgttcttattaaaatttattttcaggacaTCAGAACTCGCCAGAATAGTACAAAAACCAATGATTATATTAACGATAATatcatattttgagaataaaaactAAGGACAACCATAGAACCAGTAAACTTCTCGAAGCCTCATGGATAAAATTACATGCTGCCAAATTAGTAGCtgaagaaaatttgtatttttgttaaattgcaaACAAAAAGCTACAGGAAaactattcataattttaaaacattggtttaaaaacaatccttttaaactaatattttaatctttgtattccatatatacatttatttattaaacaaattttaaaattatttaaaaggagCGGTTGATGAttgaaaaatagaacaaaatcaaATGATGGAGATACGTAATTTTGTCTACCAAATATCATATTTTCAAGGTTTACCATGTTTTAAACTCTCTTGGGTGAAATTTTGTTAATCAATTTAAATCCATACGGACAGTACCGGGGAAGGAGTTATACGTATACCTGAATTCTGCATTTTTGTAGCATTGCCAGTGTTAGCCTACACTGAACAATTGGATAACGcatagttttttttcataataataaaaataataacgcatataataaaaagaaaatttaccatAAGTTGATGTGTAGGATAATTTTAAGACTCAAAAatgttattgcattttaaaaaggAAGAAGACAAAAGTCATCCTGTCTGGTTTCACAGATTTGTAAAAAGAggtaatgtataataatttcaaCATTCCTTAGGTTTTTGatattcaaaattaagttttaaatggaCAGTTcctattattttgaataaatttccgAAATTATTTTGGTTTCGTTGACTCGAATGAGCAGATAATGATTCCTCAGAAATGCGTCTTCTTGATTTAAAAAGAGTGACTGACTTTCTCCCAATATAATTATTGGACCATATCTATAGACAATGCGTTTTAAACCAAGACGCCTGCTACAGCCTAAAGGTGTCTATTTCAGAGCATTTCAGTTCGGGTGCTAAGGGTAGAACGAAAAGGTATATCTACTGGTTTTGCCtacattacaatatatacagTACCTACATTGGTGCTAAATCTCTTGGCAATACGTCAAACTGTTCTCCAGATAATGAGTGCGCAAGCCTATGTGGACATACCCACAAAGACATGAACTTTTCAGAATTGTAACATTTACAtctaatattaacaattattttaattcctttaaagGATATGTTTCCTACTTTGTAGCTGATCTAGGCCACTGCCTTTGATTTTAACTTCAGTAttctttttttttgaaattatctaTATTTGTAAACCATATGCAGTAGAGCATATGCTCTTGCTTCCCAGTCCTATTCACCATCATCTCATTCTGTTGCCTTGGTTATAAGTAGGAAGTATGTAAACATTTATGTATCTAatctgtattttctttttttttaaggagattcTGATCCCCTTTTATGatttattctgcctgtcctcatgggccactggcctgtggcgagaatcttatcaaacagaataagggggagagtagatacagtacaaggttgatggtactaataaaaattCCAACGCATCTCTCATTAGATACAAATGCATACGATGCTCCCTCGACAGTTTTCAGtcgtaacaaattaaatttagattcaGGTGTTTTGTGATTTAAGTTGCACCAAGAATGTGGTTCGTTCAATAATGCTAGTAATCAGGCTCTCGGAGAAAAACCAATACTCACCATACAAAAATCCAAACAAACGTtgtgacaaaatttttatttatttataagtgattaatttttactgtttcacaGTCAGTAAAAAGAATGAAGTTTTGTTAAAACatccaaaattttgaattattttgggcacttttataagatttaaaatattctacagttGGCACTAGGTAACTTTACTTgcttataagtaaaattttaataatgatgaaaatagcgttatatactgtacaaaattaataatagaattaagAAATGAGAATTATAATCTGAGTCAGTAATTGTTTATATCTTACCTTCTGTTGTGTGTTCTACAATATTCTATGACAGTTTCAatagtacaatattattaatttcttatgttTCTTAGCGAAGCTAATTACTTTGCCTTGTAATATTTGCCGCTAGAATATGCACTTTCGGAAGttccattttactaaatatattataaattattaatgtatgataCAACACATGAAAACCGTaggtaaaaaaaagtaaaatgatatTGTGCAGTAAAGTTACACACGTATTATATTACACGACCAACTTAAAGCAGgaccaaaattatgtttatttttataataagaatttataataattatctgtTACTCAAAGCATTAAAAGGTGAAACATGTAAAGTAAGTCAAACTGCATTATCAGCAGCAGATTAGTGAAGGTATAAAAGCTGCTGACGAGTTTTGCTGATTAAAGGATAGTATGGAACTGCAACATGTTGTATTGACACTTCATTTGCGTGTACCCGTTATGTTGTTATAGTTTAAACTACTCAGAAACGATTAAGTACAATGAACTCAACCTTGAGAGACGTTTTATCTGGTTAcgtattaaataaactttactatTTGATAATCATCATACTGTTTAGTTTTCAAGTTAACTTAGCTTACTTATGTTTATTTGTAAGGTATGTTTTCTGATTACAGGTTTAATAACATTCTCACAACATTTTTGCAGATCTGATATGTGGTGTAATAACCATAagagtgaaaatattttcattgtattgttCTTACGTGTTTTGAAAAATAGCATTTACACATATAACAGTCCCACCATGTTTATAAAAAGAATGCAAACTATTGGGATAATGTAAAAGCATGTAAGAGTAAAATGCTTTTCAATAACTGTGTTTAAACATTACTACTCTTTAGGgtcattgtaatattaattacaagcctgccgtcctggtggttgccggagtcatccctgcaaagctcttggcaggggagaggaaggcgatttatcagagacaaggcgagatcggcaaggacgcagcaagatctgAAGAACgttgcccgaaccttccagcagtggcaacacaggaCGATGGATGCGCGAATGagtcgagcaggttcaaccatgggtcgaaaggcggcatggcgaggtggactactacctcacgcagttcctgacaggtcacggctatttcaagtcgtacctgaaccggatgggcaagaccggttcaccggattgcatctactgcccgggcgttcccgacgacgcggaatacaccttcttccgctgtccgcgttgggaaaggcccctcCAGGTTTAACTATTTCTTTAGGCCATAAAATTTTTCGATGATTAATCATACAACTTTGGTACGTTTTTACACGTCACTTGGATATTAGAGTACAATACACAAACGAACTTACTCCACTATTTTCCACTTAAAGTGTGCCGTGAGGTAATAGTAGCATTGCCAAATATATATGTTCAACATATACCTCCTCGGATGTTCTTACTTACTGTACCCCTCAAACAAGTCTTGTATAAACAGTTGgaatgggggggggggaaataacGGAGCAATTATTATACTAAATCTGTTACTAAAACTGCATTTACgtttatcattaaataattacgaaaatagttttgtttaggtattcaccaataaatattttatacgatgAATGCTTTGGAGAACTACAAAAAACCACGTAAATTTGTCTTAGAATATTACTTAATGCATTGAGCAACCTTATTAATATCTCAaccaaaatcataaatttaagtCAGTAGATCATAtacttctacatttttatttaacaatcaccAATGATCAAATATGCATATGTTTTGAATTCAAACTAATTGGACCTTTTAGCGTGAATCGACAATTTTCCGGATCCAATTCTGACAAGGTAAACGAGCATTTTCTCTGCGTAAGTTTTATGCCtcatatttatttctcaaaatttagAGTGTGTTAAGTTTTGGCAagtaaataaattgcacataCACGGTATAAGTTTTGAAAATCATGTTGCGTTATTACAcgtatcataaaatatttttttttgcggAAAGCGTTGCCAACCCAATGGTATCACAATTTTCtgcacaattataattataaaagatataatattataatcgtATTTCATACGTTAGACCTATAGGTAGATTTAATAAgcttccaaaataataaaacatccaGTATATTTACAGGCATCCTTTCACATGAAAAACATAGAGGTTTCTtagttataaacttatttatcaaGCTTTAGACTGTAAACGACCAATTTTATCTTTCGTATCTTTGTCACATATTACTATTATCCCAattctagaattttttttatttctttacactCCAAAATGTCTCATTCGTGATATGCTTCAAAGTATTAGACGAAATAATACACACATGaaagtatataacattttaattatattacttatataattgaatttaagCCATGAACGTAGCTGATTAAAAATCAGTATTAATATGaccaaagaaaatgaaaaatccTAAACAGTTTTATTGTTGAGTGTTTATTTTTCCTGTTTTACAATACCAGTTTGTTACATAACCCGACTGTTAAATAACCTGTTTTTACTTGCAAAACATACACTATCAAGTTTATAGTACCATATAGTTCATTTTACACTGAGGCAGCTTTAAACCTTTTCAAGGTTGTGTTCATTGaacttatttatgaatatataaattgatcgctatcaaatttaaaatatgaacacgCTATTGAATTtcaaatgaatttgaaaaataaatatgagttCAGTGTAAACAATCTGTTATGAGGGATTAActtgataatttattttgaagttagctaatatcttaaaaaaaaatggttgttagattgaaaatttatttgaatctatATCTAGGATAGTTATTTTTTCGTCGGAATGCAACTTAAATGTGCGAGTATACAGGGTGCAGCAAAACTCTCTTCACAAACTTCAGGATATTATTTCTAAGGTAACATTAACTAAAAGGTTAAATGCAATCAATGGTCTATTTCCTATGGACAACTGAAAACAACATatcacttattaaaaaataaagcaacttGTGGTTGTGGAGTGCATCCAGGGGTACTGCTGataacttaatttacttttagaaaACACGTTTATGTgcatttttaacaactgaaacaaaaacattttacattttgcattattttttagtagtgTTTCTCGGGATTAACTACAACTTTTGTAATCGCAATGGGCTCTGGCTCTTTATCAGTATACATAACGAGCAGTGCGGAAAAGGAATTTTACTCTCAAGCTATGTGATTCACGTCGAAACACTATTTCCACAAGTGAATTCTTGAAATATTCGGCGATACGATGGAAAGttgtatttagttaacaaatgGCAATAACCGAATGCAGttgttgattttataaatcaataactcTGTATTCATTCCGTTATCTTTTATCCACAATGGAGTCTAAATTACCTGAAACTTAGACGTCAACCGGAACGCTAACAGTGGAATGTTTCCTGACATCCCTGAATTAAGTTATGGTCATgctagaaaattaaataaatgtaaaacattttgatcTTCTTGTTTCCATGTCATACTTCAAAGTCTTGAAGAGGATACTCACTTGGAGTTCTAACGTAAACATGAAAAAACCATGAAGGTAACTTATGACTATAAAAATGTTATCTGCACAACCTATTCTGTCCTGTTGCTTCAAGGTGGATTACAATTGGTCCCCAAGACAGTCAGAGATGTCATTCCAAGGCGAAACACGAACATTTAAATTCGAACCGAGGATTAATGAGTTAGGTAGTATTAATTTTACTAACCCAATCCTTTATTATATGTCAggtttttcaataacaatatatatatatatatatataaagttactagcctaaacccgcggctccgctcgcgtggcagtagagagggctacatcaatcaagcatcgaaaagaaatactaattttattatacgtttttccaattaatttattgctctactaatacatcgtagcatatcataaaatctattataaaagttttttgtttattttaatgcgttttggtaaacaacgttattagttgtattatttggagcataaatataaaggttcttcgggtttccgactcttgagcaagcgacgtataattgaccgtgcgagaaacatgagggttccagatggattcctgcgacgttaagtgattgtccttgtgccttattaatcgtcattgcgaacgcaagtcgaacggggaactgaagtctcttaaattcaaatggcaagtcggatggaattaaggggatgcgagggatgaagacatcttccccggcagatgttcccgacaaaatcgttgcttcaatgatatttggatgtaaatttttgacGGTTAGTCGAGTGCCGTTGCACAATTTTGGTGGTCGTAAGTTTCTCAACATCATTATCGGTGATCCTACTTTCAAGAGTAATTGATGTGACGGCATTCCTGATGGTTCAAGTGAGTTTAAAAACTCCACAGGGTAGTGTACAGCTTGTTCTGGATCAATGACGGTGTCGATGGACTTGTACGTCGTCACAGCTCCCGGTAGCTTGTCTTGAATAGATATGTTTAGATTAGTTACTTGATCGTTTCGTGGTGCTAGAATCGCTCTTTCTCTAAGCCATCCGTGATTTTTGTAATTAGTGGCAATGTCTTGTAAAACACTGTTAACAAACATCATTGATTGATTCAGCCAAATTGCAGAAGTCCTCTGGAAATGTTATGGAGTAATTGCCTGGCGAATTCATGAAGGTTCCATTTCCAATTTGCAAAAGCCGTTCCGAAAATTCTTGTGAGGCCGCATCACTTTGCAGGCGAACACGCATGTTTGTTGTGAGCGTCAATATCTGAACTCGCCTCCATAAATATGATAACTTGAGACACGCATTAAGTTCATCTGCTGGAGTTCCTCTTGGAATAACAGGAAGAGTTTAACGAAAGTCTCCAGCTAGTAGCAAGAGTGCTCCTCCCATTGTTGCTTCTTGACCCTCAGATCTTGCAGAGTCCTATCCAAAGCCTCAAGAGCTTTTTTGTTTTGCCATCGTGCATTCGTCCCAAATGATAACCTTGCATGTTTTTAGAACAGTGGCTTGTCCAGAATTTTTCTTGATGTTGCAAATTGGCGTATCAGTTGCACAAAAATCCAACGGTAATTTTAGCGCTGAATGCGCAGTTCTTCCTCCTGCCAAAAGAGTTGCGGCTATTCCAGAGGACGCAACAGCAAGTGCGATATCGCCATTCTTTCGCACTTGTGCAAGTATGAGGTTAATGAGGAACGTTTTTCCTGTTCCCCCTGGAGCATCGAGAAAGAATATACCTCCCTTTTGAGTTGAAATTCGATCCATAATTATGTTATATGACGTTTCTTTGCTGTCCTACCAAAAGAGGTACGTTAGTCTCTACAAATCTATGTAGTTCATCTCGATTGTAGTTGGTCTCGCGTACAACATCAGTATCCACTATGTCAATGTCGTCTCTTGGTGGTGAAAGGAGTCCTAATTCCTGAAGAGGTTTGTTGACGATGGACAGACATGTATCTTCGATATTTATTAACGCTTTGTTGTAAAGAATATCTGACATTTGCAAATCGAAGTTGTTCGCAGTTCTACGCAGTTGCAATAAATAATCTTCGCTAAGAGAATCGCGATGTTTTTCCCACAAAGCCATTGGATCGGATGGAGCACAGgttgttaaaataattgagaatagaAGACGCATCTGACAGGGCATAGATATTGCAGCTGCTTCGGACAATGCCGTATCCCAATGTTGATCATCTTCTAGAAGTCCCAATTTCTGGCACCTTGTCGATATGTGGAACAAACCTCACCTTCAACAGTGCGTATATGTTCGAAAGATGTCGGCCCTTTTACAACATGCAAAAGCATTCGCAAGTAAAAACATTCGGCGTTGTTAGGATGTACTGTGTATACTCGGCCTAGAGCATCACTTCTTCTTATCGTTGTTCCAGGTACTTTAACACCTTGTTTcctttgataaaattgttttttcgatATGTTCCACGTATAGTATTGTGGAACTTCTGGATATAACAGTGTCTTTGCGAACGGGTCTTCGGTGCATAATTTGAAGAAGGCAGTCAAGGTAGTATGTGGCGGATCGGCTGCCAATTGAGCCGCATTCTGGGGTGTAAACGTAATTCTTTGGCCGTTTTCCAGATCCACTGCGAGGTGGACAACTGTGGGATGGCGATCGTGTATTGGAAAACTCAGAATTCTCCAAACTGCCTCATTACTTGAAATGTATCGTCCCATCTGATATAAACTTATTTCATCATTGTCGTTACTGACTCCAAACATTGCCATATCGCTgcctttgtttatatatttgcatATGTATTTGATCGATTTGACAGAGTTGCAGTATTCTACGTTTATATGTGCCTGGAAGGTTTTTGAAAGCAAGGGAGTGTATGGTACCACCCAACGGTTGTCAATTTGCACTTCTCTTTGTTTGATCTTGCCTACTGCTACATGTCCTCCGTCTTCTGGTTTTCTTCTTTTATACTGTGGATAGCCATCTTGTCCAGTTTGAGTTACGAGCAAAAAAGAGCGTGGATATCTTTTCGTGCACTGTCGATCTTTCATGCAGGAGGATGTAGGATTTAAATTTCCGCAAGGACCGTGAATCATGCTTGAAgtgattatgttaaataaaagagGATCTTCTTCTTTGTCTGGTATTTCGGCTGATATAATCTTGTCTATGTGGTCCGGATGAATTTTTTCTTTCAACCAAATGAGAATGTGTGCATGTGGTAAACCTCTTTTTTGCCATTCAATAGTATACATGAAGCATCTAACTTCCCCGTATATTCTCAATTTGACTATTGCATCCAtcagttttgttagtttttgtttaaaaactcttGCTGTCAGATCATGTCTGTCTCCCGCAGTCTGTCCAGGAAGCAGAAGGGACTCAATTTCAACCCATTTTGGATTGCAcgtgaaagttataaataaatccgGGCGACCGTAACTTCTGACATACGTCATAGCATCTTGTGTATATTCATGCATATGTCTAGGACTGCCGGTAAATGACGAAGGTAAAATGACGATTTTTCCAATATCTTTCTGCATTTGCATCTCTCGATATTGCGTCCCTAAGGTGAATATATTCTTCTGCACGTAGTCTTTTCTGATTCCATCGCAGAAATGATAAACGTTCACTTTCAATTTTTGCATACATGTCCACCAAGAATTGTTGAAACAGTCGTCCGCAACGTAACAGATGATTATGCCCCTCTCTCACCATTATACGATAAGCGTAGTAATTCATTGCTGAAACCTTTTTATTTGTAGCGGCATGTGTCACTGCATCAATCTGATAAATGTTGAAATTGTATCCATCTTCGCCTTCCCAAAAAAGTAACGGGTATTGTATGTGTCACTACTTTGGTTGCCCCAAAAGATGTCATCTGAAAGCAAGAGTTGTACTTTCGTATATCCTGTAGAAAACGTTTAGAGTCGGGAGTTGTTCCGGATGTTAAAGACAAAAGTGGCTCAGGAGGTTCTTGAAGTGGTAGCAGATACACCTTCCCGTTGCTGCAACACATTCCTAGTGCCTCGTTTGGAAATTTCCGTGCATGGCAATGTGGGCAAGTTACATTCATGTGACCGATATTCATTTTTGGGTGTTGATTGTAGTCTGCTGAAGGATCGTAATTAAAAGCTTGTTTATACATGTCATGTTGAAGTCGTGCATCGCCTGATCTGTTTGCAACCGCTCGATTACTTTGCATTCTCAATCTAtcattcaaatttgatgtttctctttcttcttgcgacagcatcattcttgatgctgatgttcgtattcgattcaattcgtttacctttgcgcgctggtcgttgctttgattattacgaattcgttttgttgctatcgcacgtgcgctgtgacggcttaaagcacttttttttcttggcggcattatgttattttccaataaaattcgtcaaaaaactgctcaaaggaattctgtaaaaaaaaatgttgagaaaaacattcttcaaagaatattttacatgagaaaacaaaaatacttgcctattttttttaaaccttttactgatggaaaataacactgttcttggaaattgtaaaaaagatatcaaatcacgtttatcaaaaattttacatttgtgacacgttgtaaatgtcaaaaaatgtttgtttatatagaaacgtcaaaaatatttatgtttacttagttactgtcaaaaataacaacaattttttgtcgcattatatatgtttacaaagaacagctgattaaaaatttgaaaagactctttcacttaataacatatgtttgctgcaatgcatttcttacgggtatttctgtaaccagtggggcggaatcctgaatcgggaaagggataaaaagtatcctataaccttctacagatcaagacgaacaaattaaaaaaaaattaggcgaatccgtccagccgtttgtgagtgatgctgttacacacgaacagtttcatttttatatatatagatagaaaaCCCGACAAATACAGGTAATAAAGCAGTGGTTTGCTACCTAACTCAGTAATCCTACGtcgaattaaaatttttctgtttcGATTTGTAATGACATCTCTAACTAACTATATTGGGGGCTCTTTtggatatacgagtatatgacCTGCAAAATGATTTCTTTATCGTATACTAATTCCCAACACCTACAAATCTTAAATCGTGCCTCGCTCACAACGTAGAAGTACTTCACATCACAAAAGTCTtcactgagattgcatgcaatacttaaaatactaaattaaatgttcCTAATCTTTATAACAAATAAGAGTATTACCTATTgcatgattaaaattttcgtttattcCATAAAAGACCAATAACACACCAATAAttcattctataaatatttctcaaaattaaaagtaattaattttaaacattaaaatagtttgatgTGTGAGTGGCAAAACTTTTAGCAATATTGAGTGATTGTGAACCAGGTATAAAGCAGCTTTCCTGTGAAATTACATAATTGAAAGTGTTATTAATTCCGATATAACTGAAACGCGTGACCCACCTGGATATTTTAACCCTAATAAAGAcagattttattaaagtatatggacaaattagttcaatattttatgtttattataaaattcatagcTTCATGTGGTGAATGCGAACCCTAAGGTCACTTAGAGAACATGGTTAAACCATAAGTAAACTCAGTTATCTTGTGTGTCAGATTGTGTAGCAAAACCGTTTCACGTGGTGAGCTTACCTTGACTAGGTTTTACAATCGTGTGATCACTATTTAAGCTGAACCAACTGCGTTAGACTTCGCTGACAAAGTTACACCGGCACACCCCTCATCTCTAGCAACATGAACCCTTTGTTGAAGTTCGCAGTTTTACTGATCGTCGTGATGCTACTTGTCAGCCAGGTAtgctttaacaattttaataaactatattacttTATGAGCTAAGGTACTAAAGTTGTACGTGTTGTAGTTGTAGATTGGTAAGGTTAATCTCTCTGCCGCTCTCTAGGCCGTCTTTCTACTTGATGACTGATGTTTCGAAAACGTTTTTAAACAATGAGTATGAAAATTAGCTCGTATATGAAATTCACggagcaatatttaaaaaaatcacaatatttcTTCTTTGACTTTGAATACTtgatgaaactttatttctgcaTAGAAAAGAATAAGTATTATGAAGATGCATGTCCATACTTGAGACTCGATTGAGCATTAAAGCCTAACAAACATACCTTCTTCTGTCTTCAAgatatgtcaaaaataaaattatatatggttttgaaattttacatacaatgtCAGCGAGCCATGCTGCGTGACACGTCATGTGGCGTACTCTTTTCCTTGTGTTAAGTAAAATTCATACTGATATAAAGTCGATATGGATTAATATACAACTATACCAAAATATACATTGGGATATTTTATCAactacacatattttataataaaatttaatattatgttaattttaacctgACAAGGTTTTTTGCTTCTTCAGCAGTTTCGGTTAGTCGGTAAAACTAGcgtatagaaaatatataatttagtactTGTGCATGTCCTTCCATGAGATATGTATGCATAGCCTAATTATTCACATAATTTCatctttaaactgtaaattttgcatagtatttttttttccaaCATAGAAAAAATGAGTTTCATAATGATGCATGGCCACATCCATagcattgaagcctattactcagtagacTGGCAAAACCTCTTTTGTATCTGCATTATTGTGGGGCTGGGGTGTAAAAACTGTTCCTTGGTGATTATCTGTCTGTCCACGGGATATTTTTAGAATGAAATGAACGGCTTGAAATGTTGATCACAACCTTTATCAATCCTTTACGCGACATATGGCGTATGGCGTACTCCAAACTGGTTGTAATAGAATGCTACTGGAAAAATAAAGGAAactgaaaaagaaattttatctgt is a window from the Homalodisca vitripennis isolate AUS2020 unplaced genomic scaffold, UT_GWSS_2.1 ScUCBcl_8640;HRSCAF=16828, whole genome shotgun sequence genome containing:
- the LOC124374469 gene encoding uncharacterized protein LOC124374469 is translated as MQMQKDIGKIVILPSSFTGSPRHMHEYTQDAMTYVRSYGRPDLFITFTCNPKWVEIESLLLPGQTAGDRHDLTARVFKQKLTKLMDAIVKLRIYGEVRCFMYTIEWQKRGLPHAHILIWLKEKIHPDHIDKIISAEIPDKEEDPLLFNIITSSMIHGPCGNLNPTSSCMKDRQCTKRYPRSFLLVTQTGQDGYPQYKRRKPEDGGHVAVGKIKQREVQIDNRWVVPYTPLLSKTFQAHINVEYCNSVKSIKYICKYINKGSDMAMFGVSNDNDEISLYQMGRYISSNEAVWRILSFPIHDRHPTVVHLAVDLENGQRITFTPQNAAQLAADPPHTTLTAFFKLCTEDPFAKTLLYPEVPQYYTWNISKKQFYQRKQGVKVPGTTIRRSDALGRVYTVHPNNAECFYLRMLLHVVKGPTSFEHIRTVEDKLPGAVTTYKSIDTVIDPEQAVHYPVEFLNSLEPSGMPSHQLLLK